One Carassius gibelio isolate Cgi1373 ecotype wild population from Czech Republic chromosome A20, carGib1.2-hapl.c, whole genome shotgun sequence DNA segment encodes these proteins:
- the LOC127939053 gene encoding leukocyte elastase inhibitor isoform X3, whose amino-acid sequence MTLGQVSFSLRRRTFVTSILYKKVSSVMEGVSRANSLFALDLYRALSASNAEGNMFFSPLSISAALSMVYLGARGETAKEMAKVLSFSSVSDVHSHFETLTSAINKPQASYILRLANRLYGEKTFSFLPEYLESTLKLYHADLQAVDFIGASDESRQLINKWVEEQTENKIKDLLKPGMVTGMTRLALVNAIYFKGNWLQKFNAQDTKEMPFKINQNERRPVQMMYQKKKFPFNYVYDHRLQVLELPYIKEELSMLILLPEESQDGSDPLLKLESELTLDKLNEWTNRSNMDTQTEIIVHLPKFKLEVESSLAEILMGMGMTSVFQGPKADLTGMSSQGGLFLSTVAHKAYVDVNEEGTEAAAATAAIVAFCMLREEHFMADHPFLFFIRHNTTNSILFFGRFRGTS is encoded by the exons ATGACTCTAGGGCAGGTTTCTTTTTCACTCAGACGACGTACATTTGTGACAAGCATCCTTTATAAAAAAG TGTCATCAGTCATGGAGGGTGTGTCTCGTGCTAACAGTCTCTTCGCTCTGGATCTCTATCGGGCTCTGAGCGCGAGCAACGCTGAGGGAAACATGTTCTTCTCTCCACTGAGCATCAGCGCAGCGCTCAGCATGGTCTACCTTGGAGCCCGAGGAGAGACTGCCAAAGAAATGGCAAAG GTTTTGTCCTTTAGTTCTGTCTCTGATGTTCACTCTCATTTTGAGACCCTCACCTCTGCAATCAACAAGCCACAAGCTTCCTACATCCTTAGACTGGCCAACCGTCTCTATGGAGAGAAAACCTTCAGTTTCTTACCT GAGTATTTGGAGTCCACTCTGAAGCTGTACCACGCTGACCTTCAGGCTGTGGACTTCATTGGAGCTTCGGACGAGTCACGACAGCTCATTAACAAATGGGTGGAAGAGCAGACAGAGA ATAAAATCAAAGATCTTCTCAAGCCAGGAATGGTGACCGGAATGACCCGGCTAGCTCTGGTTAATGCCATCTACTTCAAAGGGAACTGGCTGCAGAAATTTAATGCTCAAGACACTAAAGAAAtgccatttaaaataaaccaG AATGAACGCCGGCCTGTGCAAATGATGTACCAGAAGAAAAAGTTCCCCTTCAACTATGTCTATGACCACCGCTTACAAGTGCTGGAGTTGCCATATATAAAAGAAGAGCTCAGCATGTTGATTCTTCTTCCTGAGGAAAGTCAGGATGGCTCTGACCCTCTTCTTAAG CTGGAGAGCGAGCTGACCCTTGATAAGCTGAATGAATGGACCAACAGAAGCAATATGGACACCCAGACAGAGATCATAGTCCACTTGCCAAAGTTCAAGCTGGAGGTAGAGAGCTCCTTAGCAGAAATATTGATGGGCATGGGTATGACCTCTGTGTTTCAGGGTCCAAAGGCTGATCTGACTGGCATGAGCAGTCAGGGTGGCCTCTTCCTTTCGACAGTGGCCCACAAGGCCTATGTGGATGTAAACGAGGAAGGCACAGAGGCAGCAGCCGCTACGGCAGCCATTGTGGCATTCTGTATGTTACGAGAGGAGCACTTCATGGCAGATCACCCCTTCTTGTTCTTCATCAGGCACAATACCACCAACAGCATCCTCTTCTTCGGCAGATTCAGAGGCACATCTTAA